In Camelus ferus isolate YT-003-E chromosome 10, BCGSAC_Cfer_1.0, whole genome shotgun sequence, the following proteins share a genomic window:
- the LOC102505775 gene encoding olfactory receptor 5D14 produces the protein MAARNLSVKTTFALLGFTDYPELQVPLFLVFLIMYVITVVGNLGMILIIKIHPRFHTPMYFFLSHLSLVDFCYSSIVTPKLLENLVVADKSISYSSCMLQYFLSCSAVVTESFLLAVMAYDRFVAICNPLLYTVAMSPRLCALLVAGSYLWGMFGPLVLLCYALQLNFSGHNVINHFFCEYTALIAVSSSDIHIPHLLLFGFATFNEVSTLLIILTSYIFIFVTVLNIHSASGRHKAFSTCASHLTAITIFHGTILSLYCVPNSKNSQQTVKVASVFYTVVNPMLNPLIYSLRNKDVKDAFWKLIDTKVSLH, from the coding sequence atggctgcaagAAATCTGAGTGTGAAGACGACCTTTGCCCTCTTGGGTTTCACAGATTACCCAGAGCTTCAAGTTCCtctcttccttgtgtttctgatCATGTACGTGATCACGGTGGTAGGGAACCTCGGGATGATATTAATCATCAAAATTCACCCCAGATttcacacccccatgtactttttccttaGTCACCTTTCGTTGGTGGATTTTTGCTACTCCTCCATTGTGACTCCCAAGCTGCTTGAGAACTTGGTCGTGGCCGATAAGAGCATCTCCTACTCCAGCTGCATGTTGCAGTACTTCCTGTCCTGCTCGGCCGTGGTGACTGAGTCCTTCCTGCTGGCggtgatggcctatgaccgcttTGTGGCTATCTGTAACCCTCTGCTCTACACAGTGGCCATGTCACCGAGGCTCTGTGCCCTGCTGGTAGCGGGGTCATATCTCTGGGGTATGTTTGGCCCCCTGGTACTCCTTTGCTATGCTCTCCAACTAAACTTTTCTGGACATAATGTAATCAACCACTTTTTCTGTGAATACACGGCTCTCATCGCTGTCTCGAGTTCCGATATCCACATCCCCCACCTGCTGCTCTTTGGCTTCGCCACCTTCAATGAGGTGAGCACACTCCTGATCATCCTCACTTCctacatctttatttttgtcaCGGTGCTGAACATCCATTCTGCCAGTGGGCGTCAcaaagccttctccacctgtgccTCCCACCTGACCGCCATCACCATCTTCCACGGGACCATCCTTTCCCTCTACTGCGTCCCCAACTCCAAAAATTCTCAGCAGACTGTCAAGGTGGCCTCTGTCTTTTACACAGTGGTCAACCCCATGCTGAACCCTCTGATCTACAGCCTCAGGAACAAAGATGTGAAGGATGCCTTCTGGAAATTAATAGACACAAAAGTCTCACTTCACTGA
- the LOC102505507 gene encoding olfactory receptor 5L2, with the protein MGKENCTTVTKFILLGFSDAPDLRVFLFLVFLVIYGVTVWGNLGMIALIQVSPRLHTPMYFFLSHLSFVDFCYSTVIVPKMLDSIFRDDKTISFLGCAVQFYLFCTCGVTEVILLAVMAYDRFVAICDPLLYMVTMSRSLCVELVSCCYLCGTVCSLIHLGLALKIPSYRSNVINHFFCDLPPLLSLACSDVTVNRLLLYVVATFNEIITSVIILTSYLFILITILRMPSAEGRSKAFSTCASHLAAIIVLQGTILFIYCCPGSGSSRDADKVATVFYTVVIPMLNPLIYSLRNKDVKEALRKVVNSTILS; encoded by the coding sequence ATGGGGAAGGAAAACTGCACCACCGTGACCAAGTTCATTCTCCTCGGGTTCTCAGATGCCCCTGACTTGAGAGTCTTCCTCTTCCTGGTGTTTCTCGTCATCTACGGAGTCACGGTTTGGGGCAACCTGGGCATGATCGCACTGATTCAGGTCAGCCCTCggctccacacccccatgtactttttcctcagCCACTTGTCCTTTGTGGATTTCTGTTACTCCACTGTCATTGTGCCAAAGATGCTAGACAGTATCTTCAGGGACGACAAAACCATTTCCTTCCTGGGATGTGCTGTGCAATTCTACTTGTTTTGCACGTGTGGGGTAACCGAGGTCATCCTGCTGGCtgtgatggcctatgaccgcttTGTGGCCATCTGTGACCCTCTGCTGTACATGGTGACCATGTCCCGAAGCCTCTGTGTGGAGCTGGTGTCTTGCTGCTACCTCTGTGGGACTGTGTGTTCTCTGATTCACTTGGGTTTAGCTCTTAAGATCCCATCCTACAGATCAAATGTGATTAACCACTTCTTCTGTGATCTTCCCCCGCTTTTATCTCTTGCCTGCTCTGACGTCACTGTGAATCGATTGCTGCTATACGTTGTGGCCACTTTCAATGAGATCATCACCAGTGTGATCATCCTCACCTCCTACTTGTTTATTCTCATCACCATCCTGAGGATGCCCTCTGCAGAGGGCAGGTCTAAAGCCTTTTCCACCTGTGCCTCCCACCTCGCAGCCATCATTGTCTTGCAGGGAACAATCCTTTTCATTTATTGCTGCCCTGGTTCTGGCAGCAGTAGGGATGCTGACAAAGTGGCCACGGTGTTCTACACTGTGGTGATTCCCATGCTGAACCCCCTGATCTATAGTCTGAGGAACAAGGACGTGAAGGAAGCCCTCAGAAAAGTGGTGAACTCCACAATACTTTCCTAG